The DNA sequence AAGACAATAAATATGAATATGTTATAGCTTATTCCctaatttaaaatatatataaaaaatagataaaattaaattatgactaaaaaaaaaattataagtagcAATATGAATCAAAGTACACTGAATGTAACAATTACCTAGAAATTAATCTCCTATAATACAAGTATAAATGTAAACTAATAATTTTATATCGGTTCCAGTTCTATTTTTATCGGCCTATCGTAAACACTAATAAAAAACCACACCTCAAGCGTTAGGCCGTTAGTTCAGTTCAGTTCAAATCGATTTCGGTTCATTTTTATCATTTTTGGTTTCTTTAAGTCCACCCGGTCGTAATATGTGAGAATGCCTTCTTTGACCGCTTACCGTGTCTCCCTTATATATAGAATTTAGTGGTTACACCCGCTTACAAGTTACAACCCTAGGTTGACCATTCTACCTAGAAATGTTCCAAGTAGTAGCTTTATACGGTTGTATTTACATTTTCGGGCATTTGAGTAAATGAGGGGTATAAGAACATTAAACAAATGAGAATATTATTGGGGgcaaatgcattcaaaattaaattttaagAGTGCAGAATCACAATGCCAATGAAACTCCACAAAAAATACTCAGGTTGCTCAAAATTCACTATCATGAATAATGATTATTTACTCTCTATGGCAACCTGGTTTCCTCCGTGATTAATTGAAATACGAGAAAGCTTCAGTTTAATGGCCTCAAAAACTGCATTTTGCCTCTCTTCATTTGTCAACCACAAAAACAAGCAACGATCAATCATGTCCTTGCCGCAGCTTAAAGGGGAACCTCCCTTCCCAAACCTTGTAATCCTTGCTAGATTTGAATCTGAAGGTTCGTCAGCATAGTTCTCTACTATGTGACTAATGGCACCACACCAAATTGGTCGAGCGACTTTAAGAAAGTCACGCAAAACCAAAACTGGAAGGTTCACACTACCCAGCTCAGACTCACCCTGTCCACCTCGGCCATGGTAATCTGACCCTCCTAGCTTCAGAAGACCATAAGTATCAGCTAGATCACTGTATGCTGTCAACAGAATAAGCAGATAAGATGAGAACCGAATGAAGAAATCTTCAGGATTGTAAGCATTCAAATGCCAGAAGCCAGTAATGAAGGGATTAAAGGTTATAGAACCAAGAGGCTCTACATGACCATTCATGCCAGTTGAAAGTAATTACATCCAGAATATCCCTTACCACGGAGTATCTGGAGTTAACACTTACTAAGAACACTAAGTAAAGTCCAAAATGACACCTCATCCTATGTCTTGAATGCTGTTACATGGTTAAGCATACGCACATACAGTAAAACATACCAATTTTCTCATCTatcttaactctttaaaggaTATGTTTGGTAAAAGTGTAGGCGCATCCCGGGGCCCCTAATGTAATAAGGGATACCGCCATACCGGATACCATATGAACTGATAATGGTCATTTCATATTCTTCGAAAGCAGATTAAAGTAGATTAATGATATCCAACAGTGTTGGGCAACAACCACCCGGTCTACCCTATATGtctttgatttaaaaaaaatacttaaaacACTGCTTTACCATAATATAAAATTTACATATAGggataatttttctcttttaaaaaaTTACAACTCATTTAATTTATTACAGCCTACAACACTTGTACCTATACCCAACGTTCATTCTCACTCTCATCTTACAGCAACTTATACACCTCACTACATAcggattaaaataaaaaatttcaaatttcaatataGATAAAAATATGGAGGATGTGACGAGAAGTTGAGAATGTAGGTTAGATGAGAAACTTGTAGGATCATAGTATCCCCACCCAATCGAATAATTTCAGAATATTACCATTTATTCGGCAGTCTAAGATAAAAAGTAGATTTTAAGATTACATACCAGTCAGTTTTCCATCACTTCTGTAAACTTCCATCCCATGAAGGCCAGCTTCTTTCAAACTTCTGATGATGGCAACTGTATTTTTCAATGCCCATGGATGAGCTAGCACAGCCACACCTCCCGTATCACATATCATTTTTATTGCATCCTCTGTTGGTGGTTCACTTCCCCTGAACCCAATGAAATGTGAATCTTTTATTACAAAGGTTTCTTAGTCATACAtttacacaaaaggtaacagcatgtgtgtgtgtgtgtgtgtgtgacaaTAAGCTTAGAATATTACGTCGCATATGCAGGTCCACCATCGAAAAGATAGCGGGCAAAAGCTTGTTTCAGATTTTCCACATAACCGGCTTCAACCATGGCTCGGGCCACATGCAATCTCCCAGGAGCGACTCCCTTGCCTGCAACCCTTGCAACATGCTCCCATGTAAGAGGAAACTTAAGCTTGTTCAATTTGGAGACCATATTCTTTGCACGAAGATAACGACCATCCCTTATATTAGACAAGAACTTTTCAAGCTCTTCAAAACTTGTTGGCCCGCAGCTGCTGTAATATGCAAGGATGTGCACTGGTTCCTCCGGTTCAGACTCTCCTCTGAAACCATAGTCCCAAAATCCATAGTTATTGAAGAACTAGACATATAGAATTAATCCGCTAAAACTTATTTATTTGATATTCTCTTGCATTTTCTTGGAAAAAACCATTTTTATGAGAATAAGGTACGGCATTCTGTAATCGTATATAATAAACTGATAAAATTGaaacaaggaaaagaaactTGCACGGTAGAAGTTAAATCACGAGTAACCAATCTAATGGTTTGCAGAATTTGATATCATGCACAAGCCATAACTTTTGATAATTTACCTTGGTTGGAAAATTGTACTGATTTCAACACCAGGAATTATCTTCATGCCAAATCTACGAGCTGCTTCTAGGGCCTCAGGGATGCCAGACATTGTGTCATGATCTGTCAGAGCAAGAACTTTCACCTGTTATAAGCAAATATACTAATTAAACCTCACTACATTTCAGTGTGTACTCAGTTGTTCTCAAGTATTATTAATAACAATTTTGCTAGCTAAAGAACTTCTGATACTCAATTATTCAAAATCAGGAATTATAATTTTGCTATGCAAAGAACTTTTGAGTGTTCGGAACATGTATAAATTTGATGCATTGTGAACATCAATGATTAATGCAGAGAAGAAAGCTCGAGTATGTCTTTTTGATACTACATCCAATTCCAATGAAGGTATATCAGTCTGCCTCATTTTGACAATACAAAGAACTAGGTATGTAAAGTTGTAGACTTCAGAGATTAAGACATCCATGTTCCCCCTGTTTGACAAGGGCAGTCACTAAGAAACTATGGTGCACATTACCGATTGCATGACTGTACTATCTAATTTTGAAAGATCACAATACAGACCAACCACTTGCAAATTATGGCCCAAACAGTAAGCTGACATGATCCTTTCTGGGTGCTCCAGAAAGCTAATTTTATATATTAGCTAACGCCTTCTGCCATACAGTGCACGCAAGCAGTGAAAACAATTGTCAGCTAATACAAGGTTGGAATCCATCAAAGACAGTGGTTTCTTAACATCTGGAGCGGtctcaattaaaaaaagaaaaaaagaagggaaaaaaaaacactatgGTTTACTTTTATAGTTTGTAGTTTGCATCATCTTTCATATACATGCTCTGCTGACATCTATGAACAATCAAGTATTTTCCAGCATGGGATTGGTAATTGGTCCCACCATCCATATATACCATCCCTCTATTGATGACAGTATTGGTGAAACTAAATAAATGACGGAAAATTCGCTCTGAAGCAGTATAACTCAGAGTAAAGATACAAAATATGAGAAGGAATTATGATATGAGGTGAAACATTATATGCGTCTTTTATACTAGgtgaatatatatatcttataaGTCACTACTTATAAAGAATTACCATGTAGTTAATTTGGGTTACCTATCTGTCCTAAAAAAGTACCATATATAtgaaaaaattacaatatataCCATTTATATTAGGTGATATATAGTTCTCAATACATAAGCCAGATACATAGACAGAAACCAATACCTATTTAATCTTCTCAATCAATCGGATACAGAATATTAAGCCCAAAAGCGAATTATGGTAAAAATAAGAAACGGATCCAGTTTTAGGTGTCCAGCTGAAAGACCAATATAAGCAAAACTGTTGGACGAAAAGAATAAATGCAAGCAGAACTCACCCCATTTCCATGAGCCCTTTCCACCAACTTGGAAGGCGAAAGAAAGCCATCACTGCATTTTGAATGTGAATGCAATTCAAACACCACCTTCTCTCCACCTCTTCCAAGAGTCTTCTGAACCCCAAAATCATCCACAACACCAGAAGCTGCAGTGGAAGCCGGTGAAGAAGCTTGATCCAAATAAACCCATTCACTCACAGACTTGAAAGCCAGAGTCTGCTCAGTGGTCATTTTCTTCTTACTTCCCCCacgctttttcttctttgttttcttagGGCTCTGTTTGCTGGAAATACTTGGGGAGTGAATGACATAACTGTCGCCCATCCCTAATTGGAACAAGCAAGACTGTGGTTTGATGttcttgtttgtttatttaGACCATCAGTTAATCTGTCTATCTACACCTTTCTATAGCAACCTATCTCTTTTGTGGGCTAGTTTGTATCTATTTAAATACGTGGGAGCTGGTTGAAGCCTCTGATACCTTCACAACCAACTACAATTCGAGGTTGTGCCTGGAAGAGATACATAAACAAGAAGCTAAAAGTTACAACGAAAACCACTTGACAGAAACATGCAAAAGCAGAGCAACCTATGataaatatacaaaaagaagaCATATGGGGAAATGGAGAGCTATTTATTTGACAAGTTCAAAGCTTGGGATTTCAAAAATTGTGAAAACAATCAAAATGTGTCCTAAAAAACATTCATCCtaatcaattaatcaacttGGGTCTTCCTTATGGATTTacctcaaaacaaaaaccaaacacTGAATCCCACAGAATCAATGGTAAACTTTTTCAattaaactttgagaattacaTTTCCAGTAAAAATTAAAAGTCCGTACACCAAGCTTGACAGAGATATTCACAACATGAGccaaaaaaaaagcagaaaaaacaCATTGTGAACGAGGACAGAGACACAAGtgaagcaacatataaatctcAAGTTGAGGTAATGATAAACATAGGaaagaaatcaaaatccaattcGACGAGACATGGTTCTCTATTCAAAACAAAAGAGTCCCAGAATCACATACCTTAAACCCGAATGGAACTCAGCAATTCTGtcttcttgtttcttcttcttcttcttcttctgccttTTGCGGTCGCCCCGCAAAACTGGAACTTGCTTTTGCTCCAGACGTCCAGTACAAGGTGTATATTACTGTGTAAATCAAAATCCGGGTTGACCCGTACGGGTCGGGTTTTTTGGGTCTGACTGGTTCAGGTGGGCCTATTTGTACCTCTGTGCGTGTGTGTacctctctgtgtgtgtgtagcTTTATGGGCAGAGGGTCCCCCTTAGCCCCTTTTAACAGCAACTTCATCTCATCCGTGGAGGGAAAAGGTTAAGGTCATTGGTTACTGATAGGCTAAAAATAACTAGGGATCGTATAAGGGATCGTTCGAGACAGAGATCGAGAGTACACATGTAattatataaacaaataaataattaaaaaataaatataaaatattatttacaaattatatacaaaagaaacaaGCAATCAAAAATGGGAAATTTAgaattaaaatataattttttttaaaaaaaaaggtaaaaacaCAAAGGTGGAACACAATGaacaaaagtcaaaaccacatccatatgaatgaaatccaatcacaaatcctatagttgatcttttatgttatgagaaagaagttgaccatgtgaaatgttaaaagcaaacgattttccatattttattttccttGATAATTAATCCAAGTAAAAGCACCCAaattaatcctattgaacatgcaatcatagtctaaaaAGTTAGCTACTCAAAAcatattcaatgcatgaagaacaaagaaatgatgtcaacttaagtgcacaacctagtatgaaaaagttcatctatttgcaatcctcctcaattggtttcgacttttgtccaaaacctttactactttcgtccaaagcctttactattTTCGCTTTAGggttacaaaactattaggtgaattgttaacctaaatctagcaccaattacattcAAATCCTAACTGTTTCGAACCAATCAagattaacacataaaagatttcaatcatgcaaaatcaattgagcaaactcacaaAAGCGACATAGATAACATAACTATAGAAATCAAAACTTATTCAAATCATAAAGACGggttttaaactttgcccttaacgtatTTGTAAATTCAtggttcatacgaaatcaaacaaagaaaaccaaaataggttacaaggaataagatggaattacaccgtgaatggaatgaatgatgaagagcttgaaacgttgatcttgaatcttgaaagtaAGGCTTCaatatcacggcacaaggtggaagGATGGTGACTAGGGAGGCTTACAGCTTCTTCTTCGTCTCCTCTTTGCTTGAAGACACTAAActttgaagactagagaatagAGAAAATTTTTTGCGTTGAGAAAAGGATGAAATAATTAATAAATGAGGCTTGCAGGGTGCATCTATATATAGGAGATGTCTAGGGCTTCTGgatccttcttttaatttctaagAATTAtctgattgatccacacagcattagctaATCAAATAATTCCGTGTCATCATTCCTGTGTCATCCAGCCAATGAGAAGCCTTCAAAATAACACCTtgattttagggagattatttgtGCATAATTAACAtgaatattttcttattttatccCCTAAAATTCGTCCAAAATGGGTGTGAGCAACAAGCAACATATCTGGACTTGTTTCCATCCTTTCTGCATGTTATAATCTCTTAAAACTCTCCAAGGATGATGCCAAACTCTTTTGAAAACTCTTCTCAATAAACCTTACAATTGGAAAAGTTGGTAGCGTAAGCTTGTAACTAACCAAGGCGTCGAATTGATTGTCCATATGAGTGAACAAGTGCGATGGTCTTGATTTGTTCACTTCACATGTGCTAAACAAACCTTCGGATTAGTAGGAGGACCTCATCCCTAAATAAGAATTAGTAATTCACAAATAAGTTTAccaaaaatgttcacctggtcagttattgaccaagaaaataatgctcaaccacccttggatgtaaatccaatggcagagagaattattattaagtttaggtgttttgttttccaccattggatgtaaatctaagggttattgagtataaattctttggtcagcaactgaccaggtgaacactactGACTCTTACATACAGGAAACTTACTATTAATCATCAAACCTTACAATACCCTCAGGTCCTAGGGACCTGTGTCATCCTCACATTAAAACTTCATGATCTTTACCTTTCCAGACCTCGTAATAATTTTCAATGCAATCTGATAATTGAGATCGGATATAACATACACAGAGCTTCAACAAAGCGGATAGTTTTATTGCATATTACTCGAGTCATATTTAGAAGAACTACAACCTCTTTCATATTCTGATTTCTGATATACAGCTAAACAATAAGCAAAGTTAATGAACATCAAGAGCTTGAGGTAtataaggagagagagaaaaaaaaccgACATTTCCACAGAAAATCGTCAACCATCTCTCTAGGATAGATGTAGAAGTAGATTGAGCAATGCCCGTGTGGGCTTTCTTTATTTATGTTCCTTCAATCTACTCCGGGGTCTACTTCTACCTTGAGGCAGAACTCTGGCATCAAGAACGGTCAGCTTGGAGAGCACAAAACTACATTATCTCAACCACTGCCCGACCAACAATTTTTCCCTGGTTGAGATCCTGGAATGCAGTGTCAGACTCCTCGAATTTGTATTTTCTTGAAACAGCACTGGTGAGATCAAATATACCACTTTCTGCTAGTCTAACTATCTTTGGAAGATCCTGCCTTGCCCTTCCTCCGTATGATCCAATTATTTTTATCTGCTCCACAGGATCATTATCACAAGAGTAAGGTGTTAGTAATTCTCAACAACTTGAGCTTGGTTTAGCTCTTCTTAAAAGGATAGAAAACAAGCATGAGAGCAGCTGGATTGAAGTCCACATTGGAATTTGAATCCAATGTTGCAGTGTTTTAGATGCAAGCTAATAAATCTTTTACAATCAAaggaacaaaatatatatatatatatatatatatatatatatccatgtAGCAAGGATATGATAAAGCTCTCGAATCACTTTTACTGTATATTCCAATGACTTGCACGTGTTTGGCAACTATTCTTGTTTTGATAAGATGCCAACAAGGACCAACTAATGTCTAAATCTTTAATTGAACATAGATGACAGTAATTGATCAGAGGTAAGAAATAACAaatgaagaaggaagaaaaaaggtTTGAACCAAAGCAAAGTAAGAGCAGAGAGCAAACATAATGGCACAATGCCTTACATATTGCTGGAATCATAACAGAAGAGGAGGAAACAACATTAGGCCATATATAAACATTAAGCTGCAAAACTTTATGCACGTTAAGGATTGTACTTTGTAGTACTGGTAAGAAACATTAATGGACCTTAAGGCAAGACTTAAATGGATTTTGAAAGACCAAGCATGCGACTAGACTACTAGTAGTTACTGCATAAGTTCTTGTAATTATTACCCCCAGCTTTATTGATTTCTTTCAACTCCCATAATGATAGCACAAGTACGCCCAAGTACTACTGCTTAATACATACTGATATGGTATAATAAACGTTATACCATGTTGCAACTACTGAGAATCAATTTTCACCAAGATAGATGATTGATCATACTCACCTTTCTACGAACAAGACGGTTAATATCTACTTCTCCAATTGCTCCGGCTGCTGTAAGCCCGATGAAGACAGCTTTTCCTCCATCTCTCACACTTTGCGTGCATTGCAAAAAGGTCTGTGGTTTTCCCAGGGCTTCCACAGCAACGTCCACACCTTTCCCACCAGTTATTTCCTGTCCGCAACAAgtgaaaaagaataagaaaaatagcAAATGAACAACATAAGAACAAAAAAAGTTTGTGTTTGTATGCATGTCTACCTATTTGCTGTGATAGAAGTTAGACCAAAGAAAAAGGTCTTGCTCCAATCTTAAACATTAGCTTCATCTCTTTATTCTCAGAAACACTATAGGTAGCAATGTTCTttagaagaagaaatatttttctttacaaATCCAAGTGCTTCCTGCATCTTCACTTGGAGCGTTCTTGAGGAAGAACCTACTTCTCCAGGAAGGACTACAAGTGGTTCTATAGCCCTAAAAGCACCTTTGAACTTTAATGCTAAACACTATGTAAATCACTTTATAATTTTAATTCTACACCCTTGtgttgagaagaagaaaaatcaacCAGGATATGTTCATTGTTTACTAGTCAATGATTTAACAGATCACAGTTCATAGAATCCAATTTTTCATGCAATATGCATAAAATATTAGGATATCCATCTACCACAGCCACAGGTAAATAGTAAATGCCTGAAGATATTATTGAATGATTTAGCAGATCACAgttctcttattttattttattttatcttattttaaaggaaacatttttttattaacaaaacaaaaagaataatacAAAGAAGCGGACAAGAAGTCCAAAGAAAACACAAAGGAAGACGGTTAGAGCATTAGAATAGACAGCTCAACTGACTTTAGAATAGCAAGCAGATCACAGTTCATAGAATCACATTTCAATGTAATATGCATAAGGTAGTAGGATATCCTCTTTTCCTACCACAGCCACAGGTAATACTAAATGCCTGAAGATATTAGAGGAGGAAACTATCTAATATGCATAACATTGCGTCAGTAATCTCATGGATTTAACAAAATATTCATATTTGCAATTGCAAGTAAACTCAACACTTCCAGCCATTCCATAAGTCTTTTGtactgattttttttcctttctttctcttgtctaaaacaaacaaaaagaagataCTTTTATGCTCCATGTAAGGTAGGAGAAATAAGTAAAAAGAAGAGATTGTTAACTCCATGAGTAGTTTATTTAGTTCGTCGAACGGTGTACTTGAAACACAAAATCAAACCTTTTGACAAACTAAAGAAATTGTCCATATTGGAATTAGCACAAAATCACATTGAGCAAGTAGTGTATTAAATTCACGTACTGGGTCATACCAATAATTTTTCAACAGCATCTTCTTTAGCCGCATTTATAACATGAGTAGCACCAAATATCTTAGCTTTCTGCAGTTTGTCGTCTTGAATATCGACTGCAATAATGTCGGAGGCACCAAATGCTCTGGCTATCTGCAGACAGCTGTAGGAAGTGACATTGTATTTAATGAGCAGAAGTAAAAGCACCACCAAAAGTTAAACCCACCCAAAATTGTACAAAATGCCTGCAATAATGCCTGGATGCTGAGTACAAAATTGTACAAGTTTACCTGGATCCAACACCCCCAGTTCCAATAATAGCAACTGAATCCCCAGGACGAACCTCAGCCGCATGTGCCATAGCACCATAAGCAGTAAATACTGCACAGCCTAAAATGGCAGACTCTGTATATGGCAATGACTTCGGTAAAATAGCCAATCCATTTGCTGGTACAACACAGTACTCAGCAAGGCCTCCCATACTATACATGTATACGGGTTTTCCTGCAACACAGAACAGCTTTTATTAGTCAAACAATAATATGCATCCTTCCACAGTATCTAAAACAACCTTACCAATGATGAAAAGTGAAAACTCATCCAAGGAGGATGAGAGTAGAAACAGATTACATGTGACATAAAGAGATGGCAATCAAGATCAGACATGATTTTACCTGAAAGAACCTTACTAgactcttttcattcaacttgTTCTTTATTTTGCCTAGTGCCTAACGGCTACATTCTTTCAATTATTCAACCACTAAGTGCACAAATAGACAACCACTTCTCTATTTTTTCATCACACCAAAGAAAACTTGTATTACATTAGTTACATACAGGAAACAAAATTGACCAGTTACACGGAGAGGTTTTGAATTAGAATGGATAGCAGGATGGAAATAAAATTCAGATTTTAGTTATGGAAAGGCCAGAAGATACTTTGAATACATATTCATCAAAGTCTTTGAGTACCCCGGCACTCAATCAATACTAATTTGATTGAATGAGTAATTGGCTTTTACTTatatactttctttttttttcccgttAAACTCTAGTCAAGCACTTAACTTTATAGGGCGTCCTCCGATTGTTTCATAGAGACATTTCTTTCTGTTCTTTTTAACAAAAAAGGATCTTACAATAGAAGTTCATAGTAGTTGGAACTTGAAACTATGCTTATTTCACCTACTTTACTATTATAATCCTAATATGGTAATGGGAAGTTTCTAATGCTCCCATTGTTCCCAGTAAAATAACCAAACTAGAAGGcttaaagattgaattacagGTCCCACTCAAGATTGAATACTACTATAAATCGCGTCCATTTCACTTTCTGGTACATGCTGATTCGGTTTATTTGAAACTCAGAGATACACGGAGTCAAAAatgaatttacaaaacaaaagagTGACTACAATTACATATACTTTTTATAAGAAAAACatgaatttaa is a window from the Rosa chinensis cultivar Old Blush chromosome 2, RchiOBHm-V2, whole genome shotgun sequence genome containing:
- the LOC112190948 gene encoding 5'-3' exoribonuclease; the protein is MGDSYVIHSPSISSKQSPKKTKKKKRGGSKKKMTTEQTLAFKSVSEWVYLDQASSPASTAASGVVDDFGVQKTLGRGGEKVVFELHSHSKCSDGFLSPSKLVERAHGNGVKVLALTDHDTMSGIPEALEAARRFGMKIIPGVEISTIFQPRGESEPEEPVHILAYYSSCGPTSFEELEKFLSNIRDGRYLRAKNMVSKLNKLKFPLTWEHVARVAGKGVAPGRLHVARAMVEAGYVENLKQAFARYLFDGGPAYATGSEPPTEDAIKMICDTGGVAVLAHPWALKNTVAIIRSLKEAGLHGMEVYRSDGKLTAYSDLADTYGLLKLGGSDYHGRGGQGESELGSVNLPVLVLRDFLKVARPIWCGAISHIVENYADEPSDSNLARITRFGKGGSPLSCGKDMIDRCLFLWLTNEERQNAVFEAIKLKLSRISINHGGNQVAIESK
- the LOC112190527 gene encoding alcohol dehydrogenase 1B, which produces MMIRSAIARRLSSKPTSSSSSYAWLTATTSTTSFELVDQSLHGNHQKRRSSTSSLPVGLPSYMRAAVFWEPNKPLSIEEFHIPRPKSGEILIKTKACGVCHSDLHVLKGELPFASPCVVGHEITGEVVEHGPATDKKITERLPIGSNVVGAFIMPCGSCFFCSKGHDDLCEDFFAYNRAKGTLYDGETRLFLRSSGKPVYMYSMGGLAEYCVVPANGLAILPKSLPYTESAILGCAVFTAYGAMAHAAEVRPGDSVAIIGTGGVGSSCLQIARAFGASDIIAVDIQDDKLQKAKIFGATHVINAAKEDAVEKLLEITGGKGVDVAVEALGKPQTFLQCTQSVRDGGKAVFIGLTAAGAIGEVDINRLVRRKIKIIGSYGGRARQDLPKIVRLAESGIFDLTSAVSRKYKFEESDTAFQDLNQGKIVGRAVVEIM